In Roseimicrobium gellanilyticum, the following are encoded in one genomic region:
- a CDS encoding FHA domain-containing protein, giving the protein MTLEQFLGNRYRLIARLPALGATHQRYAVQASNGTPDYLVLSYCDYAKPLSMDSLAQQRRAVEVMMRPPVGLLCRVTDFQLKPDHQWTVSEYPGDYSLRELLQQRQSLTMEEVEAFLRLLTEACEAATALGWPRLQLEAGHLYLDARLGLPRIPAPDVPAFENAGSDVTDMDPMATMQFSAAALRAALVDPVPKDTHEYVLPLAALACDLLGQPQHMRGGNARYQPVPQLTSQQNVLLRRALTSEGRAGFGSAKAFMDEFFGVSMQPSIAAHTERLRTLTVPSHRSATGPVPAAPPPPAGMSGAFTTGSHAPGSFLTALISTSSSPASSSPPPVAGPASTSAEQPVSFDAVTVKRTGPPPLPAAKPAGPSVAVLAVTAADREKALSLSPTLRIRLVPDSEEAPIFALVGEENVVLGRSASDADFIAQFRPRSNMNDARSRRVSRAQARVQLQDGKLIVEESDAVNPTVLQDAPIPGFAEVELPVNFLLAGEFPIEVRAIATEFVLGREVQDWSAPEGEDGKLHGAVILRPGGSGVLLCEAAMVLSDVGIHFSKSGRPWLRADSAAHPVARIQRFAGQFWFEPVEASVVAVATGADLRSKTNELILLTDGAKVRLGPYGYTVQTYNLTTANASDASQAA; this is encoded by the coding sequence ATGACGCTCGAACAGTTCCTCGGTAACCGCTACCGCCTCATTGCGCGCCTTCCCGCGCTTGGTGCCACGCACCAGCGCTATGCGGTGCAGGCGTCGAATGGCACGCCGGACTACCTGGTGCTGAGTTACTGTGACTATGCCAAGCCGCTGAGCATGGATTCCCTGGCCCAACAGCGCCGGGCGGTGGAGGTGATGATGCGCCCGCCTGTGGGATTGCTCTGCCGGGTGACGGACTTCCAGCTCAAGCCGGACCACCAATGGACGGTCTCTGAGTACCCGGGCGACTACAGCCTGCGGGAGTTGCTCCAGCAGCGTCAGTCCCTCACCATGGAGGAGGTGGAGGCCTTCCTGCGCCTGCTCACGGAGGCTTGTGAGGCCGCTACCGCGCTGGGTTGGCCTCGCCTGCAACTGGAGGCCGGGCACCTGTATCTGGATGCTCGCTTGGGCCTGCCCCGCATCCCCGCGCCAGACGTGCCGGCGTTTGAAAATGCCGGCTCGGACGTGACGGATATGGATCCCATGGCGACCATGCAGTTCAGCGCCGCCGCCTTGCGCGCTGCCCTGGTCGATCCCGTGCCGAAGGACACGCACGAGTATGTGCTGCCCTTGGCAGCGCTCGCCTGTGACCTGCTCGGCCAGCCCCAGCACATGCGTGGGGGGAATGCCCGTTACCAGCCGGTGCCCCAGCTCACCTCCCAGCAGAATGTCCTCCTGCGCCGTGCGCTCACCAGCGAGGGCCGCGCCGGATTTGGCTCGGCCAAGGCGTTCATGGACGAGTTCTTCGGGGTGTCGATGCAGCCCAGCATCGCCGCGCATACCGAGCGCTTGCGGACCCTCACCGTCCCTTCACATCGCTCTGCCACCGGTCCTGTGCCCGCGGCACCGCCTCCCCCTGCCGGGATGTCCGGCGCCTTCACCACGGGCTCGCATGCCCCAGGCTCATTCCTCACGGCCCTCATCTCCACTTCCAGCAGTCCCGCTTCCTCGTCGCCGCCTCCGGTGGCGGGTCCAGCATCCACTAGTGCGGAGCAGCCGGTGAGTTTCGATGCCGTGACGGTGAAGCGCACCGGACCGCCCCCGCTGCCCGCCGCCAAGCCAGCAGGTCCCAGCGTGGCCGTCCTTGCCGTGACTGCGGCGGACCGCGAGAAAGCCCTGTCCCTGAGCCCGACGCTCCGCATCCGCCTCGTGCCGGACAGTGAAGAGGCACCCATCTTTGCCCTTGTGGGTGAGGAAAATGTGGTACTGGGCCGTTCGGCGAGCGATGCGGACTTCATCGCGCAGTTCCGTCCGCGTTCCAACATGAATGACGCCCGCTCACGCCGCGTCAGCCGTGCGCAGGCACGCGTACAGCTCCAGGATGGCAAGCTGATCGTCGAGGAGAGCGATGCGGTGAATCCCACGGTGCTGCAGGATGCTCCCATTCCCGGATTCGCCGAAGTGGAACTCCCGGTAAATTTCCTGTTGGCCGGTGAGTTTCCTATCGAGGTCCGCGCCATTGCCACGGAATTTGTCCTGGGGCGCGAGGTGCAGGATTGGTCAGCGCCTGAGGGTGAAGACGGCAAGCTCCACGGCGCAGTGATTCTGCGACCCGGCGGAAGCGGGGTGCTCTTGTGCGAGGCGGCCATGGTACTGAGCGACGTAGGCATCCATTTCTCCAAGTCGGGCCGCCCCTGGTTGCGGGCTGATTCTGCCGCTCATCCGGTGGCCAGAATCCAGCGCTTCGCCGGGCAGTTCTGGTTTGAGCCAGTGGAGGCCAGCGTGGTGGCGGTGGCCACAGGTGCGGATTTGCGCAGCAAAACAAACGAACTGATTTTGCTTACCGATGGGGCGAAGGTCCGGCTGGGGCCATACGGCTACACAGTGCAGACCTACAACCTGACGACAGCCAACGCGTCGGATGCGTCCCAGGCTGCCTGA
- a CDS encoding DUF6065 family protein, protein MSIENQDTLRPRITAYEVGAEMAGWTITPASYQRQLMDDTPGRGAYRCLPLSMANQAGWFVHCAFGFTAVWNGEVDSSGITLDFPEETREKASASILSHFGCGIITFRLPFLFRTPPGVGLLVRGAPNWPLVNFHPLEGLVETDWSSSTFTMNWKILEPGREVRFDPATPVCFIQPFDMDLPEKLEAHRMPVKNDPEIEKRFCEWRKSRSEFMNSEVQKRGGWQKDYFQGVDTQGNETEVHRTNFRLSKFPD, encoded by the coding sequence ATGTCTATTGAGAACCAGGACACGTTGCGCCCCAGAATCACCGCATATGAAGTCGGTGCGGAAATGGCTGGCTGGACCATCACTCCGGCCTCGTACCAGCGCCAGCTGATGGATGATACGCCCGGGCGTGGTGCCTATCGCTGCCTGCCGCTCAGCATGGCAAACCAAGCCGGATGGTTTGTCCACTGTGCGTTCGGCTTCACCGCAGTGTGGAATGGAGAAGTCGACTCCAGTGGGATCACGTTGGACTTTCCCGAGGAGACTCGGGAGAAGGCCTCTGCCTCAATCCTTTCGCACTTTGGCTGCGGCATCATCACTTTCCGGCTTCCCTTCTTGTTCCGCACGCCTCCCGGAGTCGGACTGCTCGTTCGTGGCGCGCCGAATTGGCCGCTGGTGAATTTCCATCCGCTCGAAGGCCTGGTGGAGACGGACTGGAGTTCCTCCACCTTCACGATGAATTGGAAGATTCTGGAGCCGGGGCGCGAGGTGCGTTTTGATCCGGCCACTCCTGTCTGTTTCATCCAGCCCTTTGACATGGACCTGCCGGAGAAGCTCGAAGCGCACCGTATGCCGGTGAAGAATGATCCGGAAATTGAAAAGCGGTTTTGTGAGTGGCGGAAAAGCCGGAGCGAATTCATGAATTCGGAGGTGCAAAAGCGCGGTGGCTGGCAAAAGGACTACTTCCAAGGCGTCGACACGCAAGGCAATGAGACTGAGGTGCATCGAACAAACTTCCGCCTGTCAAAATTTCCAGACTGA
- a CDS encoding Mur ligase family protein yields the protein MPDLPERIHFLGIHGRMVGGLALALKELGVKVSGTDPVGFPPMPGILERAGIKVTPHGQNGRLPSHVNAVVTGSMVNRGEPLLESALKRGLPVWNAAAFLQHHFLRATDNLVVAGTKGKTSTTAMLLWILLAAGKPPSFLLGGGIRGREQRVSLSRSKVFVLEGDEYPCGLGDPLPKFLRYHPRHLGLTTLQQDHLEVYPTPDAYRQAFVHLVHQVPGNGSITINTDDPGVATLAGLTPTPITSVGFAKGADIRIEEFHETASGITFRLGTVPFALSLPGKMNARNAALATVMAQHAGVTPKKAAQALRTFPGVEGRLDLVAQGMRSRIYTDEAYHPLALRATLDALRSRHPSRRIVLLFEPRYTGGARGPWIQALPGSVAASANLVIASPPVELHSYARPFSTTGFCRRLRTLGVQAVAAPSLPAMEASIRRWCQPGDVVVISFSMIRQDETAHLTRVLREVLEIRDEHGTLPT from the coding sequence ATGCCTGATCTTCCTGAACGAATCCACTTTCTGGGGATTCATGGGCGCATGGTCGGCGGTCTCGCTCTGGCTCTCAAGGAGCTGGGCGTGAAGGTTTCAGGCACAGATCCCGTCGGATTCCCTCCCATGCCGGGCATTCTGGAAAGGGCTGGAATCAAGGTCACACCTCACGGCCAGAATGGGCGGCTCCCCTCCCATGTGAACGCCGTGGTGACCGGCTCCATGGTGAATCGGGGGGAGCCTCTTCTGGAATCCGCCCTCAAGCGCGGGCTCCCCGTTTGGAATGCGGCAGCTTTCCTCCAGCACCACTTCCTGCGGGCGACGGACAACCTCGTCGTCGCAGGCACCAAGGGCAAGACCAGCACGACCGCAATGCTCCTGTGGATCCTCCTGGCCGCGGGAAAGCCCCCGTCTTTCCTCCTCGGAGGCGGCATACGAGGCCGTGAACAGCGGGTCTCGCTCTCCCGTTCCAAGGTTTTTGTGCTGGAAGGTGACGAGTACCCATGTGGACTGGGCGATCCCCTGCCCAAGTTCCTGCGCTACCATCCCCGCCACCTGGGACTGACCACCCTGCAGCAGGACCATCTCGAGGTGTATCCCACTCCAGACGCGTATCGGCAGGCCTTTGTGCACCTGGTCCATCAGGTGCCGGGGAATGGAAGCATCACCATCAACACAGACGATCCCGGAGTCGCCACCCTGGCTGGTCTGACGCCGACTCCCATCACGTCCGTGGGCTTCGCCAAGGGTGCGGACATCCGGATCGAAGAATTTCACGAAACCGCTTCCGGCATCACGTTTCGGCTGGGTACGGTTCCATTTGCCCTGTCCCTCCCCGGAAAAATGAACGCGCGCAATGCCGCCCTGGCGACTGTGATGGCGCAGCATGCCGGAGTCACTCCGAAGAAAGCTGCACAGGCGCTGCGGACCTTTCCCGGCGTGGAAGGCCGCCTTGACTTGGTGGCCCAAGGAATGCGCTCCCGCATCTACACGGACGAGGCGTATCATCCCCTGGCACTCCGGGCAACCCTGGACGCCCTGCGCAGCCGCCACCCCTCACGCCGGATCGTCCTGCTCTTCGAACCGAGGTACACAGGGGGTGCTCGCGGCCCCTGGATTCAAGCACTTCCGGGGAGCGTGGCGGCCAGCGCAAACCTGGTCATCGCGAGCCCCCCCGTGGAGTTGCACTCCTACGCCCGGCCTTTCTCCACCACGGGCTTTTGCCGTCGGCTGAGAACCCTGGGGGTGCAAGCTGTCGCAGCCCCGAGTCTGCCGGCCATGGAAGCGTCCATCCGTCGCTGGTGCCAGCCTGGTGACGTGGTGGTCATTTCCTTCTCGATGATTCGCCAGGACGAAACGGCCCACCTCACTCGTGTTCTGCGAGAGGTGCTGGAGATCCGGGACGAGCACGGCACGTTGCCCACATGA
- a CDS encoding protein kinase domain-containing protein, with product MNPLDDTLNIGPTLPRQSSQAEEPSASASSSILETDLDLQQTVRMPGAGTLTFGRYRLQRVLGRGGMGVVWLAVDTKLERAVALKFLPDAVGLDPMALKELKEETRRGLDLAHPNIVRIYDFIDDDEGAAAISMEFVDGKSLSERRISLPHHIFTVDQIGPLVGQMCDALDYAHLQKRIVHRDLKPANLMVNSDSQVKITDFGISCSLSDTMSRLSRMQQHTGTSGTLLYMSPQQAMGDLPRPTDDIYAVGATLFELLTGKPPFYRGDITTQITGKIAPRLKDRREELQISAADDIPREWEDAIAACLDKDPARRPQTAGDLAQMLGVSLRNDTKPSLQVKTNSVGLRPIEVQSPPTEKREKAPVSPLARWILITCAIVLLLAGLGAGGIWWWLNRPGEWAVETEPPGATVTMNGYTVKSPATIQGLKPDDYRATVTKDGFEPRTVAFRVSPGKPVDIGTVSLERSTGSLTVSSDPDGVEFVVKSTTNDKQPQEIGVTPRVLRLPVGTYEVSMEHDGETKHSVVQVVRNIDVPKTLKFEKPEPPPPPAPTPVVAANTPPQTPPMPSSSDGPPPESSASPSSSAGSNPPAPAPPQPQVPPQPQPQLDVADTPPAPAPNAAAMASASAGGQVEPSASPSAPAPNASTPTEGGAPVGPNMAGPPGVQPTVGDPSDGHWQLDEIFSSSTYAGYSEAGRRYLLYKAQQGLGIGADGKVGPGTHKAIQKFQTANALQPTGQLDGPTISALELANQPDKPDWSPPQRSGGGSSRRSGDDRTPESEKTAARKFIERNILGGRDLKEVFKGKR from the coding sequence ATGAACCCCTTGGATGACACGCTGAACATCGGTCCTACTCTGCCGCGGCAGTCGTCGCAGGCTGAGGAGCCTTCTGCCAGCGCGAGCAGCAGCATCTTGGAGACGGATCTGGATCTCCAGCAGACGGTGCGCATGCCCGGCGCGGGCACCCTGACGTTTGGTCGCTACCGGTTGCAACGGGTACTGGGCCGTGGTGGCATGGGCGTGGTGTGGCTCGCCGTGGACACCAAGCTGGAGCGCGCAGTGGCCCTGAAATTTTTGCCGGATGCCGTGGGCCTCGACCCCATGGCCCTCAAAGAGCTGAAGGAAGAAACCCGCCGCGGTCTCGATCTCGCGCATCCGAACATTGTCCGCATTTACGACTTCATCGATGACGACGAGGGGGCGGCCGCCATCAGCATGGAGTTTGTGGATGGCAAGAGCCTCTCCGAGCGTCGCATCTCCCTCCCGCATCACATCTTCACGGTCGATCAGATTGGTCCCCTGGTGGGGCAGATGTGTGATGCCCTGGACTACGCGCACTTGCAGAAGCGGATTGTGCACCGCGATTTGAAGCCGGCGAACCTCATGGTGAACTCGGACTCGCAGGTGAAGATTACCGACTTCGGCATCTCCTGCAGCCTCTCTGATACCATGAGCCGCCTGAGCCGGATGCAGCAGCATACGGGCACCAGCGGCACCCTGCTCTACATGAGCCCGCAGCAGGCCATGGGAGATCTCCCGCGTCCCACGGATGACATCTATGCGGTGGGCGCGACCTTGTTTGAGCTGCTCACCGGGAAGCCGCCTTTCTATCGTGGGGACATCACCACGCAGATCACCGGCAAGATCGCTCCCCGGCTGAAGGATCGTCGCGAAGAATTGCAGATTTCGGCCGCCGACGATATTCCCAGGGAGTGGGAAGATGCGATTGCCGCGTGCCTCGACAAAGATCCGGCCCGCAGGCCACAGACCGCCGGGGATCTGGCCCAGATGTTGGGAGTCTCCCTCCGCAATGACACGAAACCCTCGCTGCAGGTGAAGACCAACTCGGTGGGACTTCGTCCGATTGAGGTGCAGTCTCCGCCGACTGAGAAGCGGGAAAAGGCACCCGTATCTCCCCTGGCGCGGTGGATTCTCATCACCTGTGCCATTGTGCTGTTGCTCGCTGGTCTGGGTGCTGGCGGCATCTGGTGGTGGCTGAACCGCCCAGGTGAGTGGGCCGTGGAGACAGAACCTCCCGGCGCGACGGTCACCATGAACGGGTACACGGTGAAGTCTCCTGCCACGATCCAAGGGCTGAAGCCTGACGACTACCGGGCCACGGTCACCAAGGACGGGTTTGAACCCCGCACGGTGGCATTCCGTGTCTCCCCGGGGAAACCCGTGGACATCGGCACCGTGAGCTTGGAGCGCAGCACAGGAAGCCTGACGGTTTCCAGCGATCCTGATGGCGTGGAATTTGTGGTGAAATCCACCACGAATGACAAGCAACCGCAGGAAATTGGCGTGACACCGCGCGTCTTGCGCCTGCCCGTGGGCACCTATGAGGTGTCCATGGAGCACGATGGCGAGACCAAGCACTCGGTGGTGCAGGTCGTCCGGAACATTGATGTGCCGAAGACCTTGAAGTTTGAGAAGCCTGAGCCGCCTCCACCTCCTGCCCCGACGCCTGTGGTAGCGGCGAACACGCCCCCGCAGACACCTCCCATGCCTTCCTCCTCGGACGGTCCGCCGCCTGAGAGCAGTGCAAGTCCCTCCAGTTCGGCCGGAAGCAATCCCCCCGCACCTGCGCCCCCGCAACCTCAGGTCCCGCCACAGCCACAGCCACAGCTCGACGTGGCGGATACTCCTCCGGCGCCTGCGCCAAATGCCGCCGCCATGGCTTCCGCTTCTGCAGGGGGGCAAGTAGAGCCCTCCGCTTCGCCTTCTGCGCCTGCCCCCAATGCCAGCACGCCAACGGAGGGAGGGGCGCCTGTCGGTCCAAACATGGCTGGTCCTCCTGGGGTTCAGCCGACCGTGGGAGACCCCTCAGATGGGCATTGGCAGCTGGACGAAATCTTCTCCAGCTCCACGTATGCAGGTTACTCGGAGGCCGGGCGACGTTATCTGCTGTACAAGGCACAACAAGGTCTTGGGATTGGCGCGGACGGCAAAGTCGGGCCCGGCACGCACAAGGCCATTCAGAAGTTCCAAACCGCAAACGCACTGCAACCCACTGGTCAGCTCGATGGCCCGACCATCTCCGCTCTCGAACTGGCAAACCAGCCGGACAAGCCCGACTGGTCTCCACCTCAGCGCAGTGGTGGTGGGAGCAGCAGACGCTCAGGCGACGATCGCACCCCTGAGAGCGAAAAGACTGCGGCTCGCAAATTCATCGAGCGCAACATCCTCGGTGGACGAGACCTGAAGGAAGTATTCAAGGGCAAGCGATAG
- a CDS encoding pyridoxamine 5'-phosphate oxidase family protein, whose product MPAPVPKPIDPAELPALAEATMRAAKFPMLASMDGDQARVRPVSPVRTDGFTVYVANLKSYHKTGEIAVNPKVELCYLDPDHNQVRITGRAEVVTDRMLIDDIWQENALLRVYLGSPDNPVFMLYRIVPDQVRYMREWALEYHVVPV is encoded by the coding sequence ATGCCCGCTCCTGTCCCCAAGCCCATCGATCCCGCGGAACTTCCCGCGCTCGCCGAAGCGACCATGCGCGCCGCGAAGTTTCCCATGCTCGCGAGCATGGATGGCGATCAGGCGCGTGTGCGCCCTGTATCTCCCGTCCGCACGGATGGATTCACGGTGTATGTCGCGAACCTCAAGAGCTACCACAAGACTGGAGAGATCGCCGTAAACCCGAAGGTCGAGCTGTGCTATCTCGATCCGGATCATAACCAGGTCCGCATCACGGGCCGCGCCGAAGTGGTGACCGACCGCATGCTCATCGATGACATCTGGCAGGAGAATGCACTGCTGAGGGTGTATCTTGGCTCACCAGACAATCCGGTGTTCATGCTCTATCGCATCGTACCGGACCAGGTGCGCTACATGCGCGAATGGGCACTGGAGTATCATGTGGTGCCGGTGTGA
- a CDS encoding D-2-hydroxyacid dehydrogenase, with amino-acid sequence MSPPDLPATLNVFTDIQVEPALLERLRTGIEPHRLLVPSAGGTSVLEDAPIDAQLAEAHIALGQPAVAGVLGSKNLRWLQVSTASITRYDTPEFRSGVGEKQLVVTNSSPVYDQACAEHLLAFMLAQARQLPRALATVTPSGTDTWYQLRASCRLLRGQTVLIVGYGSIAEKLVGMLAPFAMRVRAVRREPRGTESVNVLTPDQIYPALATADHVINILPDSESTRDFFSTKEFAVMKHGATFYNIGRGTTVDQNALAQALQEGLLSAAWLDVTEPEPLPADHPLFALENCHITPHTGGGQKDDMRDMVEHFLENFARFLKGDELLSRVM; translated from the coding sequence ATGTCTCCTCCCGACCTGCCCGCCACGCTGAACGTTTTCACGGACATTCAAGTCGAGCCCGCGCTCTTGGAGCGGCTGCGCACCGGCATTGAACCTCATCGATTGCTCGTGCCCTCAGCGGGTGGCACCTCGGTGTTGGAGGATGCGCCAATTGATGCCCAGCTTGCGGAAGCGCACATCGCCCTCGGACAGCCTGCCGTGGCTGGGGTGCTGGGCTCCAAAAATCTCCGCTGGTTGCAAGTGAGCACGGCCAGCATCACACGGTATGATACTCCCGAATTCCGCAGTGGGGTGGGAGAGAAGCAGCTGGTCGTGACCAACAGCTCGCCGGTCTATGACCAGGCATGCGCGGAGCACTTACTCGCCTTCATGCTGGCACAGGCCCGCCAGCTCCCGCGTGCTTTGGCGACCGTGACACCGAGCGGCACCGACACCTGGTACCAGCTCCGCGCCAGCTGCCGCCTTCTGCGTGGGCAGACAGTGTTGATTGTGGGGTACGGTTCCATTGCAGAGAAGCTGGTCGGCATGCTCGCCCCCTTCGCGATGCGCGTGCGGGCCGTGCGCCGCGAGCCCCGCGGGACGGAGAGCGTGAATGTCCTCACCCCGGACCAAATCTATCCTGCACTGGCCACAGCCGATCATGTCATCAACATCCTGCCGGACAGCGAGAGCACTCGCGACTTCTTTTCCACCAAGGAATTCGCCGTCATGAAGCACGGCGCCACCTTCTACAACATCGGCCGTGGCACGACAGTGGACCAGAATGCCCTGGCGCAAGCGCTGCAGGAGGGACTGCTCAGTGCCGCCTGGCTCGATGTGACCGAGCCTGAGCCGCTGCCCGCAGACCATCCGCTTTTTGCCCTGGAAAACTGCCACATCACCCCGCACACCGGAGGCGGTCAGAAGGATGACATGCGCGACATGGTGGAGCATTTCCTCGAAAACTTCGCGCGCTTCCTGAAAGGTGATGAACTGCTGAGCCGGGTGATGTGA
- a CDS encoding EF-hand domain-containing protein, which produces MKIILTLGAMLLSATLALAAEGDKPGKPPGGGDRPRGNPEEFFKKLDTNSDGAISKEEYLASPRAKENAERAEKGFAAKDKDKDGKLTKEEFLARPEGGRKPGEGGDRPGKKPEGDKKP; this is translated from the coding sequence ATGAAGATCATCCTGACCCTTGGAGCCATGCTCCTGAGCGCCACCCTCGCCCTCGCCGCTGAAGGCGACAAGCCCGGCAAGCCCCCTGGTGGCGGTGACCGCCCCCGCGGCAATCCCGAAGAATTCTTCAAGAAGCTCGACACCAACAGTGACGGCGCCATCAGCAAGGAAGAGTACCTGGCCTCTCCTCGCGCCAAGGAAAACGCGGAACGCGCTGAGAAGGGCTTCGCCGCCAAGGACAAGGACAAGGACGGCAAGCTCACGAAGGAAGAGTTTCTTGCCCGTCCTGAAGGTGGCCGCAAGCCCGGTGAAGGTGGCGACCGCCCCGGCAAGAAGCCGGAAGGCGACAAGAAGCCCTGA
- a CDS encoding PhoH family protein has product MLHEAASPADVSLFSEEETRQWNGNGNGHGHFPEHAPNGNGSTKVGLRRRRGTQGRNGTAKPTQVKTFVLDTNVLLHDPACLHRFEENDVCIPVEVLGELDRFKGEPSERGANAREVHRTLSKFFAQPEINVMEGVPTAGGGRVRLIVFDTEEAKCSLAVQRFQRIFHDLDKPDHRILACALWMAERTAGPVILVTKDLNMQLKARATGVVCEDYLHDKVEARDATHHEIARIEVTAHELQRFASSGTLELPPARTAGLALNEYVLLMAGEKQSMPARWIGQMGFTRLLVPESMRIMQGRTIKPMNLGQACFLDALMNPDISLVTCFGQAGTGKTLLACAAGLSQVLGNAYTGITVSRPIVAMGQGIGFLPGSLQEKMRPWLQPVYDALDLLTRPSANPTFSKKKAARHGNPSPAPMSTVAGGASAPYDPLIQAGMVEIEALCYIRGRSIPDRFFILDEAQQLTPLEAKTVVTRMSRGSKLVLIGDPAQIDNPYVDSRSNGLVYTRQRLRGQPFAAHVPLSKGERSPLAEAGARLL; this is encoded by the coding sequence ATGCTCCATGAAGCCGCCTCTCCTGCCGATGTGTCCCTTTTCTCAGAAGAAGAAACCCGGCAGTGGAACGGAAATGGAAATGGGCACGGCCATTTCCCCGAGCACGCTCCCAATGGCAACGGTTCCACCAAAGTCGGATTGAGACGACGAAGAGGAACCCAGGGCCGCAACGGCACTGCCAAGCCCACGCAGGTGAAGACCTTCGTGCTGGATACGAATGTCCTGCTGCATGACCCCGCGTGTCTGCATCGCTTCGAGGAAAACGATGTGTGCATCCCCGTGGAAGTCCTCGGCGAACTGGATCGCTTCAAAGGCGAGCCCAGCGAGCGTGGTGCGAATGCACGTGAAGTGCACCGCACACTCTCGAAGTTCTTCGCGCAGCCGGAGATCAATGTGATGGAAGGTGTGCCCACCGCTGGTGGCGGACGCGTGCGCCTCATCGTGTTCGATACCGAGGAGGCGAAATGCTCCCTCGCGGTTCAGCGATTCCAGCGCATTTTCCACGACCTGGACAAACCAGATCACCGCATCCTCGCCTGTGCATTGTGGATGGCCGAGCGCACCGCAGGCCCTGTCATTCTGGTGACGAAGGATCTGAACATGCAGCTCAAGGCCCGCGCTACCGGCGTGGTGTGTGAAGACTATCTGCATGACAAGGTCGAGGCTCGTGATGCCACGCATCATGAGATTGCCCGCATCGAAGTCACGGCGCATGAACTCCAGCGCTTCGCCAGCAGCGGAACACTTGAGCTTCCACCGGCACGCACGGCCGGACTCGCGCTCAATGAATACGTGCTCCTCATGGCAGGTGAAAAACAATCCATGCCCGCGCGCTGGATCGGGCAAATGGGCTTCACCCGCCTGCTCGTGCCGGAAAGCATGCGCATCATGCAGGGACGCACCATCAAGCCCATGAACCTGGGCCAGGCCTGCTTTCTGGATGCGCTGATGAATCCGGACATCTCGCTGGTGACCTGCTTCGGCCAGGCAGGCACGGGCAAGACGCTCCTTGCCTGCGCCGCGGGTCTCTCGCAGGTACTGGGCAATGCCTACACCGGCATCACCGTGAGCCGCCCGATCGTGGCCATGGGCCAGGGCATCGGTTTCCTCCCCGGCAGTCTGCAGGAAAAGATGCGCCCCTGGCTCCAGCCGGTATACGACGCGCTCGACCTGCTCACCCGCCCCTCCGCGAATCCCACCTTCAGCAAGAAGAAGGCGGCGCGTCATGGCAACCCCAGCCCTGCTCCCATGTCCACGGTAGCCGGCGGTGCCTCCGCTCCCTACGACCCACTGATCCAGGCCGGCATGGTGGAGATTGAAGCGCTCTGCTACATCCGCGGACGCAGCATTCCGGATCGCTTCTTCATTCTGGATGAAGCTCAGCAGCTCACACCACTCGAGGCCAAGACGGTCGTCACCCGCATGAGCCGCGGTAGCAAGCTGGTGCTCATCGGCGACCCAGCCCAGATCGACAACCCGTATGTGGACAGCCGCAGCAACGGCCTCGTGTACACCCGCCAGCGACTGCGTGGCCAGCCCTTCGCGGCCCACGTTCCCCTCAGCAAGGGCGAACGCAGCCCGCTGGCAGAGGCGGGAGCGAGGTTGTTGTAG
- a CDS encoding PIG-L deacetylase family protein, with the protein MLFRHPKADLFVPDQSDPAQAFARVTHLGIVSHQDDLEIAAYHGITECFRREDKWFGGVVVTNGSGSPRKGPYAEYTDEGMQEVRKQEQRKAAFVGEYSVMVQLGYPSDEVKHTRREDVSADILSILKMTQPQFVYLHNPADRHDTHVATFLRCLEALRSLPKEARPQKVYGCEVWRKLDWLLTDDKVMLWVDQFPHLISALIAVFDSQISGGKRYDLAEEGLRRANATYFDSHTTDNTNSLTFAMDLTPLILDDKLDPEAFALGFVDRLKEDVRTRIRKFQ; encoded by the coding sequence ATGCTCTTTCGTCATCCCAAAGCCGACCTTTTCGTTCCCGATCAAAGCGACCCCGCCCAAGCCTTTGCCCGTGTGACGCACCTGGGCATTGTGAGCCATCAGGATGACCTGGAAATTGCGGCCTATCACGGCATTACTGAGTGCTTCCGTCGTGAGGACAAATGGTTCGGCGGTGTCGTAGTGACGAATGGATCCGGCAGTCCGCGCAAAGGTCCGTACGCGGAGTACACGGATGAAGGCATGCAGGAAGTGCGGAAGCAGGAGCAGCGCAAGGCGGCCTTCGTAGGTGAGTACAGTGTGATGGTGCAGCTCGGCTACCCCAGTGATGAGGTGAAGCACACGCGTCGTGAAGATGTGAGCGCTGACATCCTGAGCATCCTGAAGATGACGCAGCCGCAGTTTGTGTATCTGCACAATCCGGCGGACCGTCATGATACGCACGTGGCGACATTCCTGCGCTGTCTGGAAGCGCTGCGCTCCCTGCCCAAGGAAGCGCGCCCGCAGAAGGTCTACGGCTGCGAAGTATGGCGCAAGCTCGACTGGCTGCTCACGGATGACAAGGTGATGCTCTGGGTGGACCAGTTCCCCCACCTCATCAGTGCACTGATCGCGGTGTTTGATTCGCAAATCAGTGGGGGCAAACGCTACGATCTCGCCGAGGAAGGCCTGCGTCGCGCGAATGCGACCTACTTTGACTCGCACACCACGGACAACACGAACTCTCTTACATTCGCCATGGATCTCACGCCGTTGATCCTGGATGACAAGCTGGACCCGGAAGCGTTTGCACTGGGGTTTGTGGATCGTCTGAAGGAAGATGTGCGCACGAGGATTCGGAAGTTTCAGTGA